From the Paraflavitalea soli genome, the window TCTTCTTTTGTCATCGAACGAACCGCATTCTTTCTTTCATTTCGAACGAAGCGCATTCTTCCATTGTCATTTCGAACGAAGCACAGCGTAGTGAGAAATCCGCTATCGAAGCAAAGGATTGCCGATTCACGATTGCCGATTCACGATTGCCGACTGCCGTTACAGCTTGATCCCAAACGTCAGCATAATATTGCTGCTCTGGTCTTTGATCGTAGCGTAGGTATTCGCCCGTGGCGCATCCACCCGGTAAGGGAAGTCACTATCCTTGTTCAGACTGTGTACATACGTCACATCAATAAAGATCCCATGATCACGATAACCCAGGCCGCCACTCAGGTTCATTTTATGCGCCTTCAGTTCTTTGTCTTCATAAGGGTTGCCATAATAAGCAAATCCAAGCCTTGTCATGATCGTATTGAACTTCAGCTCGCCACCCACCCGGAAGTTCAGCGCGCCTTTATAGGATTTTTTCACCGCCTCTGTTACCTGCTTGAAATATTCTCCTTCCCCGTTGTCTTCTGCTTCATTGAATCTGGAGCTGCCATACGTTACATATTCAATATCTGCAGAAATGAATCCCTTTTGACGGGAGATATCCTCTACTTCATTCAATACATACGAACCGCTCACCATGAATTTCCAGGGCGATACCAGGTCGTACTTGAATTCAGGATCTTTCTTGGCATCGAATAAGATCGGGGATTGGATGCTGTCTAATCCAGGTTTGCCCGGAAACAGGTCCTCTACGTCCGTTACCATTTTACTGGATGTCTTGTCTTTCAGCGCATACAAACTAGGGCTATGTACAGCTACCCCGATCCGCAATCTTTCTACAGGTTTGAAGATCACCCCCAGCTTGGCATTGATACCAACCCCTTTGGAAGTAAATTCTTCCGTATACCTGGAATAATTAAAATCATTCAGAACTTTAGAAGCATCTGATTCCGTAAAAGTGCTGTTGCGCTGATAGTTCACGATCGGTATACCCACACTACCACCGATATACAGTTTATCGTCCATATTCGAGGCAAAGCCCAGCGCTATCTCCGTGATACCTCCTTTCGTCGTGATCTGTTTCTCCTGGTTCACGATCCCTACATCTTCTGCACGGGAGAATACCGTTCCCTGCCCATTCGGCCCCTTTTCTACATCTACCAGGTAAGTGTACAACGACATCCTCGTGAGCACCGACACAGAACGGTCGTCGATGGCATTATTGATGATCTGCTCATCCGTCAGAGAAGGATTGTTGTGGCGCTGGTTCGTATAATAATTGAAAAACTCATTGGCCAGTGGTTCCGTAAAGGAGCTGTAATCATTCGTCCCTTTATAATAATAGCTGCCGGCAAAATTGGCCGTGCGGTTTACACCAATACTGAAGGCCTTGCTCGACCACTTACTGTACTTATCACCCCAGCCAAATACAAATCCCGAAGCGCCCAGGTTAAAACGGTTGAGGCCATCCGCACTGGCATCCGTTTCCCGGAAACTGCCTTTACTTTTAGCCATCGTGAACCCAGGGCTCAATACAAGCTCACTGGTCTTATAAAAACCCAGGCCTGCAGGATTTACCCACAGGTTGGTGATCTCGCCTCCCAGGGCGCCCATAGCGCCTCCAATAGCCTGGCTGCGGGCCGAACCTTGTGGTACATTCCAACTCATGCGCAAGGCATCTTCCGGTATCTGGGCCATCGCCTGCTGTCCGGCAAGTAATACGGCGATCAGGTAAAGTTTTCTGTTCATGTGTTTATATTCAAAATGATCGGGGAAGTATAAAAAAAGAGGAATCAAAATTCAAGACATCTTAAATCCTGTTTCCTCTCATAGTATTTTGCTATGTTAGTTACCACGGCTGGGTCTGCTAACGCCGCCACCGCCTCCGCCGCCACTGCTTCCACCGCTGCTGCCAGAAGAAGAGCTGCTGCTGGAGGATGAGGGTGTATAACTGCGTGAAGAGGAGGAGTTATCAGGCGTATAGGTCCGCGTAGGCCGGTCGTTGGAAGAGCCCGGTGAATAATACGTATTCCGGCCGCTGCCGCTTTCATTGGAAAATACCTTCCGGATGCTGCTGCCAAGGCTGGTACCCGTGCGCGTATTGCTGTTGTTATAGCTGGGAGCGCCATACCGCAGGTTACTCATTTTAGAATTGCTGAGCGGACGGTTGCTATTGTTGTAATTGTTGTTGGTATACCGGCTCAGGTTGAAATTGCGTACCGCCGTATACACAGGTACATTGCCCTTCGGATTCACAATGATGATGCCGGGACAGTAAGGATTGTAAAAACTGTTCCACGCATAATAACTGTTGAAATAACTATTGAAATTATTGTAGTAATAAGGATTGTAACCCGCATAGCCGTAGCCCATATTCCAGTTGCTGTAGCGATAGTCATTCCAGTCATAATCATCAAAAGCGCTCCAGCGGTAGCGATCCCGCACCCGCATACGCAGCCAGCGGTCATCCGATGAATTGGTATAGTATTCCTCGTTGCGATAACCATCCCGCTTCTTTTCCGTCTCTACATAGGCGGCACCATCACGGGCTGGTGAATAGTACACATCATCCGGCGTTTTCGTTTGCCCGGTCCGGGAAACCGAACAGCTGGAGAAAGCGGTTACTGCAATAGCAGTGAAAAGTAGAAGTCGGGACATGATTAGTGCGATTTTAATGTTTTACGATGCGAAGTTGCTACTTTTGCGTTCTTTCTGAATAAAATTACAATAAAAAGGCGGCCAATTCCATTAAAAAATGTGGCCGGAATGTTAAAGTTGACCATGAAAATCAGCCTTAAATCGGCAATTTTGGTCGATGGATCGGCTTTCCCGATCGACCGGTAAAACCGCCTGTGATTAATATCGTAAAAAATGAGCAAAGAGATCACCAGCAGAAGTGCAGATTATTCGCAATGGTACAATGACCTCGTCATCAAAGGCAGCCTGGCCGACTATTCCGCTGTACGCGGTTGTATGGTAATAAAACCCTATGGGTTTGCCCTCTGGGAAAACATGCGCGATGCCCTCGACAAAATGTTCAAGGACACCGGCCATGTCAATGCCTATTTCCCCATTTTTATTCCCAAAAGCCTCTTTGAGGCCGAAGAAAAGAATGCGGAAGGTTTTGCCAAAGAATGCGCCGTGGTTACCCATTACCGCCTGAAAGGCGATCCTGCCCATAAAGGCAAATTGATTGTAGACCCCGAAGCCAAACTGGAAGAAGAACTCGTGGTGCGTCCTACCAGCGAGGCCATCATCTGGAATACCTATAAGAACTGGATACAGAGCTACCGCGACCTGCCCATTCTCATCAACCAGTGGGCCAATGTCGTGCGTTGGGAAATGCGTACCCGCCTTTTCCTGCGTACCGCCGAATTCCTGTGGCAGGAAGGCCATACCGCCCACGCCACCGCCAAAGAAGCCGTGGCAGAAGCAGAACAAATGCTCCATGTATATGCCGATTTTGTGGAGAACTGGATGGCCCTGCCCGTGATCAAAGGATTGAAAACAGAAAGCGAACGTTTTGCCGGCGCCGTGGAAACCTATTGCATCGAAGCCCTCATGCAGGATGGTAAAGCCCTCCAGGCTGGCACTTCCCACTTCCTCGGACAGAACTTTGCCAAAGCCTTTGAAGTGAAATTCTCTGATAAAGAAAATAAACTCGATTACGTATGGGCTACCAGCTGGGGCGTAAGTACCCGCCTGATCGGAGCCCTCGTAATGG encodes:
- a CDS encoding OmpP1/FadL family transporter, producing the protein MNRKLYLIAVLLAGQQAMAQIPEDALRMSWNVPQGSARSQAIGGAMGALGGEITNLWVNPAGLGFYKTSELVLSPGFTMAKSKGSFRETDASADGLNRFNLGASGFVFGWGDKYSKWSSKAFSIGVNRTANFAGSYYYKGTNDYSSFTEPLANEFFNYYTNQRHNNPSLTDEQIINNAIDDRSVSVLTRMSLYTYLVDVEKGPNGQGTVFSRAEDVGIVNQEKQITTKGGITEIALGFASNMDDKLYIGGSVGIPIVNYQRNSTFTESDASKVLNDFNYSRYTEEFTSKGVGINAKLGVIFKPVERLRIGVAVHSPSLYALKDKTSSKMVTDVEDLFPGKPGLDSIQSPILFDAKKDPEFKYDLVSPWKFMVSGSYVLNEVEDISRQKGFISADIEYVTYGSSRFNEAEDNGEGEYFKQVTEAVKKSYKGALNFRVGGELKFNTIMTRLGFAYYGNPYEDKELKAHKMNLSGGLGYRDHGIFIDVTYVHSLNKDSDFPYRVDAPRANTYATIKDQSSNIMLTFGIKL
- the proS gene encoding proline--tRNA ligase; this translates as MSKEITSRSADYSQWYNDLVIKGSLADYSAVRGCMVIKPYGFALWENMRDALDKMFKDTGHVNAYFPIFIPKSLFEAEEKNAEGFAKECAVVTHYRLKGDPAHKGKLIVDPEAKLEEELVVRPTSEAIIWNTYKNWIQSYRDLPILINQWANVVRWEMRTRLFLRTAEFLWQEGHTAHATAKEAVAEAEQMLHVYADFVENWMALPVIKGLKTESERFAGAVETYCIEALMQDGKALQAGTSHFLGQNFAKAFEVKFSDKENKLDYVWATSWGVSTRLIGALVMAHSDDEGLILPPKIAPHQVVIVPIYKGEESKPVIDAKAKALAAELKAAGIRVKFDDNDNTRPGWKFAEYEMKGVPVRIAIGARDIENNVAELARRDTREKTSVSLDGLAARVIALLDEIQQAIYNKALAYRDEHITRVNSWDEFVKVLNEKGGFVSAHWDGTAETEEKIKEQTKATIRCIPLDNAQEEGVCVLSGKPSKQRVLFAQAY